The Arachis hypogaea cultivar Tifrunner chromosome 14, arahy.Tifrunner.gnm2.J5K5, whole genome shotgun sequence genome has a segment encoding these proteins:
- the LOC114925225 gene encoding uncharacterized protein translates to MEYERWTQHKDGGRRYDHMTTNISECVNSVLKGTGNLPVTSLVKSTYLRLAELFVVRGQTVKAQLGSGHRYSQALVKAIERNLKDSRCFTMTVFDRHQLDYTMAETTPTGKFSLGSYWVSLRDRTCDCGYFQVLHYPCCHAIACCAQSRLDWATYVDEVYSMSEVFKVYQMSFAPCILEGLWPPYDGPTFIPDPNMRRATEGRPRSTRIHNNMDEADTSRSKRCGLCRQPGHTRRSCPQRGSTSGI, encoded by the coding sequence ATGGAGTATGAGAGGTGGACACAGCACAAAGATGGGGGGAGACGATATGATCACATGACGACCAACATTTCTGAGTGTGTGAACTCTGTTTTGAAGGGCACAGGAAATCTACCTGTGACGTCCTTGGTGAAGTCAACCTATCTCCGACTGGCTGAGTTGTTTGTTGTCCGAGGGCAGACGGTAAAGGCACAGTTAGGATCTGGGCACCGGTATTCGCAGGCACTTGTTAAGGCCATTGAGCGGAACTTGAAGGATTCGAGGTGCTTCACCATGACCGTGTTCGATAGGCATCAGCTTGACTATACAATGGCAGAGACTACCCCCACAGGCAAATTCTCGTTGGGTAGCTACTGGGTTTCCCTAAGAGATCGCACCTGCGATTGTGGATACTTCCAGGTGCTGCACTACCCTTGTTGCCATGCCATCGCATGCTGTGCGCAGTCACGACTAGATTGGGCCACTTACGTCGATGAAGTCTACAGCATGTCTGAGGTATTTAAGGTCTATCAGATGTCCTTTGCACCTTGTATTCTAGAGGGGCTTTGGCCCCCGTATGACGGTCCGACTTTCATTCCCGACCCGAACATGAGACGGGCAACAGAAGGACGACCGCGGTCCACCCGCATCCACAACAACATGGACGAAGCTGACACCAGTCGATCGAAGCGGTGTGGCCTGTGTAGGCAGCCCGGTCACACCCGAAGGAGTTGCCCTCAGCGAGGTTCTACCAGCGGCATCTAG
- the LOC140178725 gene encoding serine/threonine-protein phosphatase 7 long form homolog: MMLLSTQLFGDKSANWVRIRWLPFVANLDDMGRYRWGSAALAWLYRCMCRIANRNVTNLAGPLQLLQSWIFWWFPSLRPSGFEVLSFPLASRWSAYLPTNDGKEQRVINYRLALDRLTARDIVWEPYSALDILAVVHPEILTEEHCRIWRAVTTLIYFVVIEWDQVDRIVPQLGRVQHIPEDALNIDWLHAKDGRGGDKWFPHYYQAWHLHWGNRLDAVIAIERVADPGPSFDYLDWWYLEAHRFLSPGVAFADPRGTEIPSKAFQRSRLRSHADHDYMICRTTGVLRDAVVLVPRPPVESGDG, translated from the exons ATGATGTTGTTATCCACTCAGTTATTTGGGGACAAGAGTGCGAACTGGGTACGTATACGGTGGTTGCCATTTGTGGCGAACCTTGATGACATGGGGAGGTATCGCTGGGGGTCGGCCGCTTTGGCGTGGTTGTACCGATGCATGTGTCGGATAGCGAACAGAAATGTGACCAACCTTGCAGGTCCCCTCCAGTTGCTACAGAGTTGGATATTCTGGTGGTTTCCGTCGCTGAGGCCGTCTGGGTTTGAGGTTTTATCCTTTCCGCTAGCATCCAG GTGGTCTGCTTACTTACCTACGAACGATGGCAAGGAACAAAGGGTCATCAATTATCGCCTTGCGTTGGATCGGTTGACCGCTCGCGAT ATTGTATGGGAGCCCTACTCCGCGCTTGATATACTTGCTGTGGTCCATCCGGAGATACTTACAGAGGAGCATTGTCGCATATGGCGAGCGGTCACTACTTTGATATACTTTGTGGTCATCGAGTGGGATCAGGTTGATAGGATTGTCCCACAGCTTGGTAGAGTGCAGCATATCCCCGAGGATGCTTTGAACATAGACTGGCTGCATGCTAAGGACGGGAGGGGAGGAGATAAGTGGTTCCCCCATTACTATCAGGCCTGGCATTTACACTGGGGGAACAGACTTGATGCCGTCATTGCCATCGAGCGAGTGGCAGATCCTGGTCCCTCCTTTGATTACTTAGATTGGTGGTACCTTGAGGCACATAGGTTCCTTAGCCCAGGGGTAGCATTCGCAGATCCTAGGGGCACCGAGATACCGTCAAAGGCCTTTCAGAGAAGTCGTCTCAGGTCCCACGCAGATCACGACTACATGATATGCCGGACAACCGGCGTGTTGAGAGACGCCGTCGTGTTGGTACCCAGGCCACCGGTCGAGAGTGGCGATGGTTAG